From the genome of Oxyura jamaicensis isolate SHBP4307 breed ruddy duck chromosome 2, BPBGC_Ojam_1.0, whole genome shotgun sequence:
TTATGGAGTACAGAGTTTATATCATACATTTAGACTAAACTCTGCAGGgcaaaaaattatttcctgactTCAAACACACTACTGTGTGAACAGTATTAATATACCCCCATATAACGTGGCTAGGCAGAAGTATTACTCAGCAACCTCACAAAGGACCtgaaaggtattttttgttctctgcttgAAAAGATAACACGTTTGCATGCCCAAGATCTGAATACGGCTCATCCTAAAGCACTGGGATATGACATACATTAtacattatttgctttttagtttttatttaaagtgaCTAGTGCTGCTTATGATGTGTGCGATCCTTCATCAGGACTTGAGAGGGTGcaacacaaatatttctgtgtgtatgtttttaCTGAAATCCTGCTCTTCTGGGTGCACTTACATAAGGACTGTATCAACAACATTGCCCCAAAGCTTCCTACAAGTTCTGTGGGTGAGCAAAAAGCTGGAAACAAGGTGTTCAGACCACTTCTTACAAAGGAAGTGTGGTGTCTGACTCATTCAAGACAAACTTTaaaatctgctgctttgttttgttggtgaaactgaagaaaattctCCCAGGAAGTGTTAATTTGTACTGGGAAaatagcatttgctttttttcctgctgccatCCTGCTCCCATCCCAATCCATACTAAATGTACTGGTCTACTATGCCAAGAACTATTTGTAACTGTGTATATGACTAGTGCTACTGAACGTCCTCTCCAGAACGGTGGATACAACCATTTGCGAAGTGACTAACATCGgggctttaaaaatgttaagtctttttccttctgctttttggAGGGGAACATCCAGATTAGTGTTCAAGTACTCCTTAAATAAAACgcacttaaaaaaaagtatctggTTTTATAATATACATACAATACTTGTGGATCAGTCCATTTAGATAGACAGAGCTCTTCTATTAATTCTTCCTCATCTAGAATCTCCAGaattgtttctttgaaaactttaaGATCTGTTTCCAGTTCTGACAAGCTGAAAAAAGAACAGGCAAGAAGTCAAGTAATCCCACTGGCATGAACACACAAAGGTAATCTTTAGATGATTTTGCCAGCACCTTTGCCAGACTGAGTTGCCAGGGAAGAGTTCTTTGGAGGGTTCTGAGAGgtgctttaaataaaactctCTAGAGCCATGCATTCAGCAGTGGTGATGATATATCCATGAACCAGCGGGCTACAGGGattcagctgtgttttctggATGTATTTACAAgaaattttacaagaaaaaaaaaaaagcactcatGATGGGAGTGCACTGTCCTTTAAGACAGGATAGTACACGAAGTAAACCTGAAGGGCAGAACCAATGGCAAACCTTTTTTTGATATTATAAGGAACGTTCTCATGCTATTTTGATCTCTTATATGTTGTTTTGTTCTATTAGGTGCTATTTAAGAAACCTCACTGTATTTCTGACAAATCAGAATagatcttctgttttttcccatACCGCTGGTATTTCATacactgatttttatatttaccAGTAAGATGCACAGCCCAGCATGACAGTAATCTATGAAATTTGTATCAGATACCAATTTTCTAAGTTTTCATTGCGTATAATTTTCTATGGTCATCTTCTAGTTTCTTCACAGCTTACTTTTTATTTACCTCTTGCCATTTTGAAGGAGAATGTGTAGTTTACTCCTATCCACAGACAAAAGCTTGGGGTCCACTAGAGCTTCCAGTGTCTCAAGGATCTGAGGCTGCAAAGTGTTAAGTCTCCCCTGCAGTTTGCTGATCTAGATAACAACATGATCCTTCATAAGAATTAAAGCAATACTTTTAGAATGGCTAGGGCAACTGGTTCCTGTCTCCAAACAGAGAATTCATGGTAATAGGCAGTTAacacagtttgctttcaaatACCCTGGAAATACTGGCTATATGGTACCACTTACAGACAGATAAAGCCAGTgtgaaatgcagtattttataaTAATGACTTGCACTGAACTGAAACTCATTTATAATCAAACTAACAagagataaaatattatttatctaGAAATGTCATCTCACCATTAGCTAGCATAGATTAGCTGTAACTCGTTATCTGACTCCCACCCGAGGCCAAAAAACCTCAGTACTTCTGCATTATCATTCTATTTCAGCTACAGTAGTCTTTAGAAAAGTAGGATAATTTGGTTTTATATCTCCAAGTGAAGGTGAAGCCACCACATCCTTAAGTAATTGTAGCAATAATGAATTTTCCAATTAGTGCTTTTTTGGGGAGAGgatgaaaacacacacaaacacacaaaaacttaaaaattaaaccaacaaaaccccaaaccaaaaaaaaagcttctataATAAGCGTggaatacatataaaaatatgtatgtataaatattaacataagAATAAAATCATACTATCTTTTCTATGAAGCAACAACTTTGAAAGCAATGTAAAACCCAGACAGCTCACCCGGTACTGCAAGATTGCTTCTATGGCTCGGAATTCAAAGGGCAGGGAATATGTAACTAGTTGACCTTCTCCTGTGAGCTGAGATGCTAGTTCATTGAAGAGCCAATGTTCCAGATTTAAATTACGATAATCTAGTATCAGAAGAAACTCTGGTGTTATGACAGCCTTCAAGAACTGAAAGAGACAGCATACATGTGgtggtctgaaaaaaaaaaactctgaagacTTCTGTCTGTTCCTGACTATGTAGTACATTAAGTAATTTAGGCATTGAGAAAAGCCACTCTTCAAATGTCTTTTCAGGCAGGAAAATAACAGAACCTCATAGTAACTATGAGCTCCCAGTGAACTCCAGAGTATTCAGAGGTGAATACTCTTTGATAATGGGTTAAGGTCAAGAAGTGGCTCCTGGTCATTTTTTGGCCTTTACTTCTATGATCAAGTTCATGCTGTTTCTCCTGTGCTCAAGTAGCAAAATGCTCATTAATACGTATTGCTGGTAAATACATTCCTCTGATTGCTAGGTACAGCTTCAAAGACACATTTATTGTTAGGTTACGAGTCATAGAAAGCTGCTATTAAAGATTATAGGAAAACCATTACCTCCATTCGCATGATGATCCTATTGTTCCTAGTTGCAATGCTCATGAGGTGTTGAAATCTTAGATCTCGAGCTTGTAGACCCAGTTCCTGgtacagttctgttttctttttttctatcataaaaatattattagatgAAGACATCTAGGGGACAAGCACGTATGTCCTGAAATTACATTCTAGTCTGTTACTCAGTCCCACAAAAAGAGCTATGCtatctttaaaactgttttcctcccattcaCTCCTCAATGTAAATTATTTGTAACAAAGTTTAAAAGTTTGTATCTTGAGCAGAACAATTCTAGATGGAAGTGAAGAAGTTGGCCATGGTGATTAATTTCATGTCAGAAGCCAAGTGGCTGATCAGCTAACTCTATAGGAGGGAATGGGAAAATGCCGgttagaaaagggaaaagacaaagtaaaaatgaCCTTCCTCTGACAGGTggtatacattatttttaacatattaatTAGAAACATACAAATACTGTAATGATGAAGATGCTATGAAGACCTACATTGCAACATGGCAAATTAATATGCACAGTGAAGCAGACTTAAAATAGACTTCTACCCCAAGTAGATACTCAGTTGTGCTTTTCCATATtggacaagagaaaaaaaaacaaacaa
Proteins encoded in this window:
- the MRS2 gene encoding magnesium transporter MRS2 homolog, mitochondrial codes for the protein MKLDKEGNTTFFEKKKTELYQELGLQARDLRFQHLMSIATRNNRIIMRMEFLKAVITPEFLLILDYRNLNLEHWLFNELASQLTGEGQLVTYSLPFEFRAIEAILQYRISKLQGRLNTLQPQILETLEALVDPKLLSVDRSKLHILLQNGKSLSELETDLKVFKETILEILDEEELIEELCLSKWTDPQVFEESTSGIDHAEEMELLLENYYRQAEDLANEARELRVLIDDSESIIFINLDSHRNVMMRLNLQLTMGTFSLSLFGLIGVAFGMNLESSLEEDPRIFWLVTGIMFLGSGLIWRRLLSFLGRHLEPSLPPHVPAVLRKSQPAAQRVEIKNDLKAETFGLSRSTLTNQ